The proteins below are encoded in one region of Xenopus laevis strain J_2021 chromosome 8L, Xenopus_laevis_v10.1, whole genome shotgun sequence:
- the LOC108699302 gene encoding uncharacterized protein LOC108699302 isoform X1 — translation MSLACTLPEQASPLLARRNMTDEWSMIGVEDRRIGGLEEQRSGVDGTILQQHERIVAQESWNSGVKERTNWQGRKRQGPKGNRQPWLKKSNSYLDPNQGTSSSASCRDRLRNIKFTEEENDVLVTKVLENYRKLYGEDASRTSSFEKKRIWRGILEAINCLGVSVRNMDTCKKRFADCKRFVRAKMSKHWRHAGRRSAMNVYYAEWEEKIKAIICPLGEAIPGVIDSADPCTYECPGHWSPLESVSPEAQLSPDENITPEVQFYSDSQISAEPKSQGENEEWQSFREEAPLNVKEEGEAAALPVPQVEDENQHQETFSSSQQWEEQPLEEPVYPDMDRLLLQSQDAFRRSLRRQLHAVRQELREFRRDHTERMDLLLTLHREHIIVEEQRNEILSQLVTTVSNLASKLSTGDACKPQQYSQPPLAATSLSTGENSSTRTGASLQTAPRYPSRQLTEDPRRHVVHRKKKFALHHGSIANKRRK, via the exons ATGAGCCTTGCCTGCACACTGCCTGAACAAGCAAGTCCTCTCCTTGCCAGAAG AAACATGACTGACGAATGGAGTATGATTGGAGTGGAAGATAGGAGAATTGGTGGATTGGAAGAGCAGAGGAGTGGTGTAGATGGGACTATTTTGCAACAACATGAGAGGATAGTAGCACAGGAATCATGGAATAGTGGAGTTAAGGAAAGGACAAATTGGCAAGGGAGGAAACGCCAGGGGCCAAAGGGGAACCGCCAACCTTGGCTCAAGAAATCCAATTCATATCTGGACCCAAATCAGGGAACTAGTAGCAGTGCGTCATGCAGAGACAGGCTGAGGAACATCAAGTTCACAGAGGAGGAGAACGATGTGTTGGTCACCAAAGTTCTGGAGAACTATCGCAAACTGTACGGAGAAGATGCATCAAGGACATCGAGTTTTGAGAAGAAACGCATCTGGCGAGGCATCCTAGAAGCCATCAACTGCCTTGGGGTGAGCGTCCGAAACATGGACACTTGCAAAAAGAGATTTGCCGACTGCAAGCGGTTTGTAAGAGCTAAAATGAGCAAGCACTGGCGTCACGCCGGCAGACGGTCAGCCATGAATGTGTACTATGCAGAGTGGGAGGAAAAGATCAAAGCAATTATATGTCCTCTTGGCGAGGCCATTCCAGGAGTCATCGACTCAGCTGACCCTTGCACGTATGAATGCCCAG GTCACTGGTCTCCCCTGGAGAGTGTTTCACCCGAAGCCCAGTTGTCTCCAGATGAAAACATTACCCCGGAGGTTCAGTTTTACTCCGACTCTCAGATATCAGCAGAACCAAAGTCCCAGGGTGAGAATGAAGAGTGGCAAAGCTTTAGGGAAGAGGCACCTCTGAATGTAAAAGAAGAAGGAGAGGCGGCTGCGTTGCCTGTGCCCCAAGTGGAAGATGAGAATCAGCATCAAGAAACCTTTTCTTCTTCTCAGCAGTGGGAGGAACAGCCTCTCGAAGAACCAGTCTATCCTGATATGGACCGGCTTCTCTTGCAGAGTCAGGATGCATTCCGGAGAAGTCTAAGGAGGCAGCTGCATGCTGTCCGGCAGGAACTTCGGGAATTCCGACGGGATCACACCGAGAGGATGGACTTGCTGCTCACACTCCACCGGGAACACATAATTGTGGAGGAACAACGGAACGAGATACTTTCTCAGCTGGTTACAACTGTTAGTAATTTAGCAAGCAAGCTAAGCACTGGCGATGCATGCAAACCACAGCAATACTCACAGCCTCCATTGGCTGCAACATCTCTAAGCACAGGCGAAAACTCTTCCACCCGGACAGGCGCCTCTTTACAGACTGCACCTCGTTACCCTTCCCGCCAGTTAACAGAAGATCCGAGACGCCATGTCGTCCACAGAAAGAAAAAATTTGCCCTTCACCATGGATCTATAGCCAATAAAAGGAGGAAATAa
- the LOC108699302 gene encoding uncharacterized protein LOC108699302 isoform X2, giving the protein MRMCSYYQAKPQINMTDEWSMIGVEDRRIGGLEEQRSGVDGTILQQHERIVAQESWNSGVKERTNWQGRKRQGPKGNRQPWLKKSNSYLDPNQGTSSSASCRDRLRNIKFTEEENDVLVTKVLENYRKLYGEDASRTSSFEKKRIWRGILEAINCLGVSVRNMDTCKKRFADCKRFVRAKMSKHWRHAGRRSAMNVYYAEWEEKIKAIICPLGEAIPGVIDSADPCTYECPGHWSPLESVSPEAQLSPDENITPEVQFYSDSQISAEPKSQGENEEWQSFREEAPLNVKEEGEAAALPVPQVEDENQHQETFSSSQQWEEQPLEEPVYPDMDRLLLQSQDAFRRSLRRQLHAVRQELREFRRDHTERMDLLLTLHREHIIVEEQRNEILSQLVTTVSNLASKLSTGDACKPQQYSQPPLAATSLSTGENSSTRTGASLQTAPRYPSRQLTEDPRRHVVHRKKKFALHHGSIANKRRK; this is encoded by the exons ATGAGAATGTGCAGCTATTACCAGGCAAAGCCACAGAT AAACATGACTGACGAATGGAGTATGATTGGAGTGGAAGATAGGAGAATTGGTGGATTGGAAGAGCAGAGGAGTGGTGTAGATGGGACTATTTTGCAACAACATGAGAGGATAGTAGCACAGGAATCATGGAATAGTGGAGTTAAGGAAAGGACAAATTGGCAAGGGAGGAAACGCCAGGGGCCAAAGGGGAACCGCCAACCTTGGCTCAAGAAATCCAATTCATATCTGGACCCAAATCAGGGAACTAGTAGCAGTGCGTCATGCAGAGACAGGCTGAGGAACATCAAGTTCACAGAGGAGGAGAACGATGTGTTGGTCACCAAAGTTCTGGAGAACTATCGCAAACTGTACGGAGAAGATGCATCAAGGACATCGAGTTTTGAGAAGAAACGCATCTGGCGAGGCATCCTAGAAGCCATCAACTGCCTTGGGGTGAGCGTCCGAAACATGGACACTTGCAAAAAGAGATTTGCCGACTGCAAGCGGTTTGTAAGAGCTAAAATGAGCAAGCACTGGCGTCACGCCGGCAGACGGTCAGCCATGAATGTGTACTATGCAGAGTGGGAGGAAAAGATCAAAGCAATTATATGTCCTCTTGGCGAGGCCATTCCAGGAGTCATCGACTCAGCTGACCCTTGCACGTATGAATGCCCAG GTCACTGGTCTCCCCTGGAGAGTGTTTCACCCGAAGCCCAGTTGTCTCCAGATGAAAACATTACCCCGGAGGTTCAGTTTTACTCCGACTCTCAGATATCAGCAGAACCAAAGTCCCAGGGTGAGAATGAAGAGTGGCAAAGCTTTAGGGAAGAGGCACCTCTGAATGTAAAAGAAGAAGGAGAGGCGGCTGCGTTGCCTGTGCCCCAAGTGGAAGATGAGAATCAGCATCAAGAAACCTTTTCTTCTTCTCAGCAGTGGGAGGAACAGCCTCTCGAAGAACCAGTCTATCCTGATATGGACCGGCTTCTCTTGCAGAGTCAGGATGCATTCCGGAGAAGTCTAAGGAGGCAGCTGCATGCTGTCCGGCAGGAACTTCGGGAATTCCGACGGGATCACACCGAGAGGATGGACTTGCTGCTCACACTCCACCGGGAACACATAATTGTGGAGGAACAACGGAACGAGATACTTTCTCAGCTGGTTACAACTGTTAGTAATTTAGCAAGCAAGCTAAGCACTGGCGATGCATGCAAACCACAGCAATACTCACAGCCTCCATTGGCTGCAACATCTCTAAGCACAGGCGAAAACTCTTCCACCCGGACAGGCGCCTCTTTACAGACTGCACCTCGTTACCCTTCCCGCCAGTTAACAGAAGATCCGAGACGCCATGTCGTCCACAGAAAGAAAAAATTTGCCCTTCACCATGGATCTATAGCCAATAAAAGGAGGAAATAa
- the LOC108699302 gene encoding uncharacterized protein LOC108699302 isoform X3 yields the protein MTDEWSMIGVEDRRIGGLEEQRSGVDGTILQQHERIVAQESWNSGVKERTNWQGRKRQGPKGNRQPWLKKSNSYLDPNQGTSSSASCRDRLRNIKFTEEENDVLVTKVLENYRKLYGEDASRTSSFEKKRIWRGILEAINCLGVSVRNMDTCKKRFADCKRFVRAKMSKHWRHAGRRSAMNVYYAEWEEKIKAIICPLGEAIPGVIDSADPCTYECPGHWSPLESVSPEAQLSPDENITPEVQFYSDSQISAEPKSQGENEEWQSFREEAPLNVKEEGEAAALPVPQVEDENQHQETFSSSQQWEEQPLEEPVYPDMDRLLLQSQDAFRRSLRRQLHAVRQELREFRRDHTERMDLLLTLHREHIIVEEQRNEILSQLVTTVSNLASKLSTGDACKPQQYSQPPLAATSLSTGENSSTRTGASLQTAPRYPSRQLTEDPRRHVVHRKKKFALHHGSIANKRRK from the exons ATGACTGACGAATGGAGTATGATTGGAGTGGAAGATAGGAGAATTGGTGGATTGGAAGAGCAGAGGAGTGGTGTAGATGGGACTATTTTGCAACAACATGAGAGGATAGTAGCACAGGAATCATGGAATAGTGGAGTTAAGGAAAGGACAAATTGGCAAGGGAGGAAACGCCAGGGGCCAAAGGGGAACCGCCAACCTTGGCTCAAGAAATCCAATTCATATCTGGACCCAAATCAGGGAACTAGTAGCAGTGCGTCATGCAGAGACAGGCTGAGGAACATCAAGTTCACAGAGGAGGAGAACGATGTGTTGGTCACCAAAGTTCTGGAGAACTATCGCAAACTGTACGGAGAAGATGCATCAAGGACATCGAGTTTTGAGAAGAAACGCATCTGGCGAGGCATCCTAGAAGCCATCAACTGCCTTGGGGTGAGCGTCCGAAACATGGACACTTGCAAAAAGAGATTTGCCGACTGCAAGCGGTTTGTAAGAGCTAAAATGAGCAAGCACTGGCGTCACGCCGGCAGACGGTCAGCCATGAATGTGTACTATGCAGAGTGGGAGGAAAAGATCAAAGCAATTATATGTCCTCTTGGCGAGGCCATTCCAGGAGTCATCGACTCAGCTGACCCTTGCACGTATGAATGCCCAG GTCACTGGTCTCCCCTGGAGAGTGTTTCACCCGAAGCCCAGTTGTCTCCAGATGAAAACATTACCCCGGAGGTTCAGTTTTACTCCGACTCTCAGATATCAGCAGAACCAAAGTCCCAGGGTGAGAATGAAGAGTGGCAAAGCTTTAGGGAAGAGGCACCTCTGAATGTAAAAGAAGAAGGAGAGGCGGCTGCGTTGCCTGTGCCCCAAGTGGAAGATGAGAATCAGCATCAAGAAACCTTTTCTTCTTCTCAGCAGTGGGAGGAACAGCCTCTCGAAGAACCAGTCTATCCTGATATGGACCGGCTTCTCTTGCAGAGTCAGGATGCATTCCGGAGAAGTCTAAGGAGGCAGCTGCATGCTGTCCGGCAGGAACTTCGGGAATTCCGACGGGATCACACCGAGAGGATGGACTTGCTGCTCACACTCCACCGGGAACACATAATTGTGGAGGAACAACGGAACGAGATACTTTCTCAGCTGGTTACAACTGTTAGTAATTTAGCAAGCAAGCTAAGCACTGGCGATGCATGCAAACCACAGCAATACTCACAGCCTCCATTGGCTGCAACATCTCTAAGCACAGGCGAAAACTCTTCCACCCGGACAGGCGCCTCTTTACAGACTGCACCTCGTTACCCTTCCCGCCAGTTAACAGAAGATCCGAGACGCCATGTCGTCCACAGAAAGAAAAAATTTGCCCTTCACCATGGATCTATAGCCAATAAAAGGAGGAAATAa